The proteins below come from a single Piscinibacter gummiphilus genomic window:
- a CDS encoding glycosyltransferase family 2 protein: protein MTMPPARVQVVIVNYKTGRLAVDCLRSLVDEVAAVPGTVVTVVDNPSGDDSVELIGRAIEAEGWSSWARLLPAPVNGGFSYGNNFAVRPTLADPNGPAYYWLLNPDTRVKPGALRTLVDFLDAHPKAGIAGSRFLLESGEPWPYAFHFPSIWSELAGGLRLSLVARLLKHRAGLRPMGEEPAEADWLPGASLLVRREVFQTIGLMDEGYFLYFEETDFCLAARRAGWQTWHVPQSVVLHLVGQSTQVSGHHAAKNRRPAYWFESRRRYWVKNHGWSYAAATDLVWVLAFLTYKLRSVVQRKSGEYPPHFLRDFLRHSALFHRGLPGNAAVSPSPSHGHPDRSPQR, encoded by the coding sequence ATGACGATGCCGCCTGCGCGCGTGCAGGTCGTCATCGTCAACTACAAGACCGGCCGGCTCGCGGTCGATTGCCTGCGTTCGCTGGTCGATGAAGTGGCCGCAGTCCCGGGCACGGTGGTGACGGTGGTCGACAACCCCTCGGGCGACGATTCGGTCGAGTTGATCGGCCGCGCGATCGAAGCCGAAGGGTGGTCGTCGTGGGCTCGGCTGCTCCCGGCGCCGGTCAACGGCGGTTTCTCGTATGGCAACAACTTCGCCGTGCGGCCGACGCTGGCCGACCCGAACGGCCCGGCCTACTACTGGCTGCTGAACCCCGACACGCGCGTCAAACCGGGTGCCCTGCGCACGCTGGTCGACTTCCTCGACGCGCACCCCAAGGCTGGCATCGCCGGCAGCCGCTTCCTGCTGGAAAGCGGCGAACCGTGGCCTTACGCCTTCCATTTCCCCAGCATCTGGAGCGAACTCGCCGGCGGTCTGCGGCTGAGCCTGGTCGCCCGCTTGCTGAAGCACCGCGCCGGCCTGCGGCCGATGGGCGAGGAACCAGCCGAGGCGGACTGGTTGCCCGGGGCCAGCCTGCTCGTGCGCCGCGAGGTCTTCCAGACCATCGGCCTCATGGACGAGGGCTATTTCCTGTATTTCGAAGAAACCGACTTCTGCCTCGCCGCCCGCCGCGCCGGCTGGCAGACCTGGCACGTGCCGCAAAGTGTGGTGCTGCACCTCGTCGGCCAGAGCACGCAGGTCAGCGGCCACCATGCGGCGAAGAACCGGAGGCCGGCGTACTGGTTCGAGTCGCGCCGCCGTTACTGGGTCAAGAACCACGGCTGGTCGTACGCGGCCGCCACCGACCTGGTCTGGGTGCTGGCCTTCCTCACCTACAAGCTGCGCAGCGTCGTGCAGCGCAAATCGGGCGAGTACCCTCCGCACTTCCTGCGCGACTTCCTGCGCCATTCCGCTCTGTTCCACCGCGGCCTGCCGGGCAACGCGGCCGTTTCGCCTTCTCCTTCCCATGGCCATCCAGATCGTTCCCCACAGCGCTGA
- a CDS encoding polyketide synthase, which yields MTDEVNETDIAIVGMAIRVPGASNPEEFWANLRNGVEATRPYTDEELLAKGVSQSTLADPNYVKAGIQLQDLDAFDPEFFGFSQKEAAILDPQHRQFYEVCWEALERAGHPPETFEGAVGLFAGCGMGAYFTFNLLSNPELVDSVGLFLLRHTGNDKDFLSTRVSYAFNLHGPCVNVQTACSTSLVATHMAVQSLLSRECDMALAGGVTIEVPHGVGYHYKEGEVLSPDGHCRTFDHRSKGTVFGSGAGVVVLRRLEDALRDGDHVHAVIKGSAVNNDGARKVGYLAPSVDGQAACITEALAVSDVTADTLSYIECHGTATPVGDPIEIAALTQAFRDTTDKVGYCKVGSVKTNIGHLDTAAGVASLIKATLALEHKQIPPSLNFEAPNPRIGFEGSPFTVASKLADWTTDGGPRRAGVNSLGVGGTNAFVVLQEAPARKPSAIDESTQLLVLSGRNRKALDDNAKRLAAWLREHPEQPLADVAYTLNVGRRGFEQRRVLAATNRDEAIALLESNDAKRVFNHTKDLEHPQVVFMFPGGGAQYVRMGAGLYEKEPVFREWIDKGLAILKNRFNADLAPVLLAKEVTPELNDAIAKPSAQLPLTFLVEIALTKLWESYGVEPDMVIGHSMGENAAACIAGVFSFEDGLGLLLLRGQLVEQTPRGSMISVPMAAKELWPLLGSELDLASANSPQLSVMSGPLPPLEALAAKLKEQGIDTQRVKVDVAGHSRLLDGILPRFRQYLQSIQLHEPKIKLVSNFTGKWLEPGKARDPEYWVQHFRNSILFADGVDTLLENDNLVFLEVGPGNMLGSFVRQNPRSPTQRVLSSMRHPNDPLPDHVYFRTVMGRLWALGVDFDVTRLWGKNRHRVTLPSYAFQHGHYWIEPGTGKLGAGRADAERPLRQADMADWFKKPRWVQQGILESDDEPKTWLAFHGREPLSLAMVSGLREDGHTVISVLPGDTYAQVDDNTYTIAAEAGGVGYPELLQSLEERGIVPDRVLHTWLVTLDRAFRAGSTFFHRNQEHGFYSLFHLARALAKAGLADRGLHMTVVSNGALRVGDEALLFPDKATALGPAAVIPREFPNVTCAFVDVDLGAPRAGTKRTSQNDLALAKMAADVSGELLAEPGTRVIAWRNGVRWERHLSNVKSPAGELPATKLREGGVYLITGGLGGIGGLMAEWLAREYKAKLVLLGRTPLPARGEWDAWLAEHDAGDSIAQGIRKVRQLESLGATVLPLSADVAVADRMKEVVDEARAAFKQIHGVFHAAGTIRDSLIQVKSPRDIEDVFSAKVYGTLVLDEIFREQPLDFMVLFSSTSTYIAPSGQIDYVGASAFVNAFAESCRGARPYPVTSIAWGIWKDVGMVGQLGAPADAGLNNDAGVTQGEPLPVGNPHFDKRFSARDGLAQLELFTGVLKSTDWVIDEHRLGSGEALLPGTGYLELVRAALAELGQASGWQLSNLVFENPLFVADGSSREFRVRLRGDEQRWDVEILAAGEREGRFVRCATARVTPAKSDAPSQVDIAAIEARCTGKSEVAAGSGALRTRQESHIRFGPRWRVLKRLQLGQKEAIAQLQLPAEFHGDLATNGLHPGLLDIATGYAMDLIPGYADQDVVQNLWAPISYRGLRFIAPLTDEVHSWVRLASEGSVTSDFAAFDVTLTDAQGNVLAEVDRLTLRRLDGPWHAPKPEAGVDSSGEGATEPATRAKTLSPGEIALRHNVSQGIAPADGLKALDRILRGDMPSEVIVSSMKIDELIAQAESLSRAALSTGEARFSRPELDSDFAPPRDSFEKGLAELWGKLLGVEGVGIHDSFFDLGGHSLIAVRLFNDIADKFEVDLPMSVLMQSPTIEGLATLVRGEAYSEEAAAAEAESGATAAPRQKAELRFRHVVPMHTGPVAGRTPLFVVAGMFGNVLNLSHLAHLLGEDRPFYALQARGLYGDVEPHDNFEEAAADYIAEIVQIQPQGPYLLGGFSGGGLIAYEMARQLMAKGEEVQGVLMLDTPAREIPNFSLGDKLTMLLQSAQREGLGIVGKKIAARIEWEKEKRRRQEERAANNGNAVAAEANTANFQSRRIGDAFLRALAKYKIPKVPVKVAVFRPKLDVKFRLSGGRLVDSYRNYVREDNFWTPHVGHLQVFEVPGNHDNMVLEPNVRVLVSLLRRVIEGLSKGSNQETKKGVVA from the coding sequence ATGACCGACGAGGTGAACGAGACTGACATCGCCATCGTGGGCATGGCGATCCGCGTGCCGGGGGCATCGAACCCCGAGGAGTTCTGGGCCAACCTGCGCAATGGCGTGGAAGCCACGCGGCCGTACACCGACGAAGAGTTGCTCGCCAAGGGGGTTTCGCAGAGCACGCTGGCCGACCCCAACTACGTGAAGGCCGGCATCCAGCTTCAGGACCTGGATGCCTTCGACCCCGAGTTCTTCGGCTTCAGCCAGAAGGAAGCGGCGATCCTCGATCCGCAGCACCGCCAGTTCTACGAGGTCTGCTGGGAGGCGCTCGAACGCGCCGGCCACCCGCCCGAGACCTTCGAGGGCGCCGTCGGTCTCTTCGCCGGCTGCGGCATGGGTGCGTACTTCACCTTCAACCTGCTCTCCAACCCCGAGCTTGTCGACTCGGTGGGTCTCTTCCTACTGCGCCATACCGGCAACGACAAGGACTTCCTGTCGACGCGAGTCTCCTACGCCTTCAACCTGCACGGCCCCTGCGTCAATGTGCAGACCGCGTGCTCGACATCGCTCGTGGCCACGCACATGGCGGTGCAGAGCCTGCTCTCACGCGAGTGCGACATGGCGCTCGCCGGTGGCGTGACCATCGAAGTGCCGCACGGCGTGGGCTACCACTACAAGGAAGGCGAGGTGCTCTCACCCGATGGCCACTGCCGCACCTTCGACCACCGCTCCAAGGGCACGGTGTTCGGCAGCGGTGCCGGTGTCGTGGTGCTGCGCCGTCTGGAAGACGCGCTGCGCGATGGCGACCACGTGCATGCCGTCATCAAGGGCAGTGCGGTCAACAACGACGGCGCACGCAAGGTCGGCTACCTCGCGCCGAGCGTCGACGGCCAGGCCGCCTGCATCACCGAAGCGCTGGCCGTGTCCGACGTGACCGCCGACACGCTGAGCTACATCGAATGCCACGGCACGGCGACGCCGGTCGGCGACCCGATCGAGATCGCCGCGCTCACGCAGGCCTTTCGCGACACCACCGACAAGGTCGGCTACTGCAAGGTCGGCTCGGTCAAGACCAACATCGGCCACCTCGACACCGCCGCCGGCGTGGCGAGCCTCATCAAGGCCACGCTTGCGCTCGAGCACAAGCAGATTCCGCCTTCGTTGAACTTCGAAGCGCCCAACCCGCGCATCGGCTTCGAGGGCAGCCCCTTCACCGTGGCGTCGAAGCTCGCCGACTGGACCACCGACGGCGGCCCGCGCCGCGCCGGTGTCAACTCGCTGGGCGTGGGCGGCACCAACGCCTTCGTCGTGCTGCAGGAAGCGCCGGCCCGCAAGCCGAGCGCCATCGACGAGAGCACGCAGCTGCTCGTGCTGTCGGGCCGCAACCGCAAGGCGCTGGACGACAACGCCAAGCGCCTCGCCGCCTGGCTGCGAGAGCATCCCGAGCAGCCGCTGGCCGACGTGGCCTACACGCTGAACGTCGGCCGCCGCGGTTTCGAACAGCGTCGCGTGCTCGCCGCCACCAACCGCGATGAGGCCATCGCGCTGCTGGAAAGCAACGATGCCAAGCGCGTGTTCAACCACACCAAGGACCTCGAGCACCCGCAGGTGGTGTTCATGTTCCCGGGTGGTGGCGCGCAATACGTGCGCATGGGCGCCGGCCTCTACGAGAAAGAACCCGTCTTCCGCGAGTGGATCGACAAGGGCCTCGCGATCCTCAAGAACCGCTTCAACGCCGACCTCGCGCCGGTGCTGCTGGCGAAAGAGGTCACGCCCGAACTCAACGACGCCATTGCCAAACCCTCGGCGCAACTGCCGCTGACCTTCCTGGTCGAGATCGCGCTGACCAAGCTGTGGGAGTCCTACGGCGTCGAGCCCGACATGGTGATCGGCCACAGCATGGGCGAGAACGCGGCGGCCTGCATCGCCGGTGTGTTCTCGTTCGAAGACGGCCTGGGCCTCTTGCTGCTGCGTGGCCAGCTGGTCGAACAGACCCCGCGCGGCTCGATGATCAGCGTGCCGATGGCCGCCAAGGAACTGTGGCCTCTGCTGGGCAGCGAACTCGACCTTGCGTCCGCCAACAGCCCGCAGCTCTCGGTGATGTCGGGCCCGCTGCCGCCGCTCGAAGCACTCGCTGCCAAGCTCAAGGAGCAGGGCATCGACACCCAGCGCGTCAAGGTCGACGTGGCCGGCCACTCGCGCCTGCTCGACGGCATCCTGCCGCGATTCCGCCAGTACCTGCAGAGCATCCAGCTCCACGAGCCCAAGATCAAGCTCGTGTCCAACTTCACTGGCAAGTGGCTGGAGCCCGGCAAGGCACGCGACCCGGAATACTGGGTTCAGCACTTCCGCAATTCCATCCTCTTCGCCGACGGCGTGGACACGCTGCTCGAGAACGACAACCTGGTCTTCCTCGAAGTCGGCCCGGGCAACATGCTCGGCTCCTTCGTGCGCCAGAACCCGCGCTCGCCGACGCAGCGCGTGCTGTCGTCGATGCGCCACCCGAACGACCCGCTGCCCGACCACGTGTACTTCCGCACCGTGATGGGCCGGCTGTGGGCGCTGGGCGTCGATTTCGACGTGACGCGCCTGTGGGGCAAGAACCGCCACCGCGTCACCCTGCCGAGCTACGCCTTCCAGCACGGCCACTACTGGATCGAGCCCGGCACCGGCAAGCTCGGGGCCGGCCGCGCCGATGCCGAGCGCCCGCTGCGCCAGGCCGACATGGCCGACTGGTTCAAGAAGCCACGCTGGGTCCAGCAGGGCATCCTCGAGTCGGACGACGAGCCGAAGACGTGGCTCGCCTTCCACGGCCGCGAGCCGCTGTCGCTCGCAATGGTCTCGGGCCTGCGCGAAGACGGCCACACCGTGATCTCGGTGCTGCCCGGCGACACCTACGCCCAGGTCGACGACAACACCTACACCATCGCCGCCGAAGCGGGCGGCGTGGGCTACCCGGAGCTGCTGCAGTCGCTGGAAGAACGCGGCATCGTGCCCGACCGTGTGCTGCACACCTGGCTCGTGACGCTCGACCGTGCCTTCCGCGCCGGTTCGACCTTCTTCCACCGCAACCAGGAACACGGCTTCTATTCGCTGTTCCACCTGGCGCGTGCGCTCGCCAAGGCGGGCCTCGCCGACCGTGGCCTGCACATGACGGTCGTCTCCAACGGCGCACTGCGCGTCGGCGACGAGGCGCTGCTGTTCCCCGACAAGGCGACGGCGCTCGGCCCGGCGGCCGTGATCCCGCGCGAGTTCCCGAACGTCACCTGCGCCTTCGTCGACGTCGACCTGGGCGCCCCACGCGCCGGCACCAAGCGCACCTCGCAAAACGACCTCGCGCTCGCCAAGATGGCGGCCGACGTGAGCGGCGAGCTGCTGGCCGAGCCGGGCACGCGCGTCATCGCGTGGCGCAACGGGGTGCGCTGGGAGCGCCACCTGAGCAACGTCAAGTCACCGGCCGGTGAGCTGCCCGCGACCAAGCTGCGCGAAGGCGGCGTCTACCTGATCACCGGCGGCCTGGGTGGCATCGGCGGCCTGATGGCCGAGTGGCTGGCCCGCGAGTACAAGGCCAAGCTCGTGCTGCTGGGCCGCACGCCGCTGCCCGCGCGTGGCGAATGGGATGCGTGGCTGGCCGAACATGACGCGGGCGACTCCATCGCCCAGGGCATCCGCAAGGTGCGCCAGCTCGAATCGCTGGGCGCGACCGTGCTGCCGCTGTCGGCCGACGTGGCCGTGGCCGACCGCATGAAGGAGGTGGTGGACGAGGCCCGCGCCGCGTTCAAGCAGATCCACGGCGTGTTCCACGCCGCCGGCACGATCCGCGACAGCCTGATCCAGGTGAAGAGCCCGCGCGACATCGAAGACGTGTTCTCGGCCAAGGTCTACGGCACGCTGGTGCTGGACGAGATCTTCCGCGAGCAGCCACTCGATTTCATGGTGCTCTTCTCGTCGACCAGCACCTACATCGCACCGAGCGGCCAGATCGACTACGTGGGCGCGAGCGCCTTCGTCAACGCGTTCGCCGAGTCGTGCCGCGGTGCGCGGCCGTATCCGGTCACCTCCATTGCCTGGGGCATCTGGAAGGATGTCGGCATGGTGGGCCAGCTGGGCGCGCCGGCCGATGCGGGGCTGAACAACGACGCCGGCGTCACGCAGGGCGAGCCGCTGCCCGTCGGCAACCCGCATTTCGACAAACGCTTCTCGGCCCGTGACGGGCTGGCGCAACTAGAACTCTTCACCGGCGTGCTCAAGAGCACCGATTGGGTGATCGACGAGCACCGCCTCGGCAGCGGCGAAGCGCTGCTGCCCGGCACCGGCTACCTCGAACTGGTGCGCGCTGCGCTGGCCGAGCTGGGCCAGGCCAGCGGCTGGCAGCTGAGCAACCTCGTGTTCGAGAACCCGCTCTTCGTGGCCGACGGCAGCAGCCGCGAATTCCGCGTGCGCCTGCGCGGCGACGAGCAGCGCTGGGACGTCGAGATCCTCGCGGCCGGCGAACGCGAAGGCCGCTTCGTGCGTTGCGCCACCGCGCGTGTCACACCGGCCAAGAGTGATGCACCATCGCAGGTCGACATTGCCGCGATCGAAGCCCGCTGCACCGGCAAGAGCGAAGTCGCTGCCGGCTCCGGCGCGCTGCGCACCCGGCAGGAAAGCCACATCCGGTTTGGCCCGCGCTGGCGTGTGCTGAAGCGCCTGCAGCTCGGCCAGAAGGAAGCGATTGCGCAGCTGCAACTGCCCGCCGAATTCCATGGCGACCTCGCAACCAACGGCCTGCACCCCGGCCTGCTCGACATCGCGACCGGCTACGCGATGGACCTCATCCCCGGCTATGCCGACCAGGACGTGGTGCAAAACCTGTGGGCGCCGATCTCCTACCGCGGCCTGCGCTTCATTGCGCCGCTCACCGACGAGGTCCACAGCTGGGTGCGCCTGGCGAGCGAAGGCTCGGTGACGAGTGACTTTGCCGCCTTCGACGTGACACTGACCGATGCGCAGGGCAATGTGCTGGCAGAAGTCGACCGTCTGACGCTGCGCCGCCTCGACGGTCCGTGGCACGCGCCCAAGCCCGAAGCGGGCGTCGATTCGTCTGGCGAAGGCGCCACCGAGCCCGCCACGCGTGCCAAGACCCTCTCGCCCGGCGAGATTGCGCTGCGCCACAACGTGAGCCAGGGCATTGCGCCGGCCGATGGCCTGAAGGCGCTCGACCGCATCCTGCGCGGCGACATGCCGAGCGAAGTGATCGTGAGCTCGATGAAGATCGACGAGCTGATCGCACAGGCCGAGTCCTTGAGCCGCGCCGCGCTCAGCACCGGCGAAGCGCGTTTCTCGCGCCCGGAGCTCGACAGCGATTTTGCGCCGCCGCGCGACAGCTTCGAGAAGGGCCTGGCCGAGCTGTGGGGCAAGTTGCTCGGCGTCGAAGGCGTGGGCATTCACGACAGCTTCTTCGACCTGGGCGGCCACTCGCTGATCGCGGTGCGTCTCTTCAACGACATCGCCGACAAGTTCGAGGTCGACCTGCCGATGTCGGTGCTGATGCAGTCGCCGACCATCGAAGGCCTGGCGACGCTCGTGCGTGGCGAGGCCTACAGCGAAGAAGCCGCCGCGGCCGAAGCCGAGAGCGGCGCCACCGCTGCGCCGCGCCAGAAGGCCGAACTGCGCTTCCGCCACGTGGTGCCGATGCACACCGGCCCGGTGGCCGGCCGCACGCCGCTCTTCGTGGTGGCGGGCATGTTCGGCAACGTGCTCAACCTCAGCCACCTGGCTCACCTGCTGGGCGAGGACCGGCCGTTCTATGCGCTGCAGGCGCGGGGCCTGTATGGCGACGTCGAGCCGCATGACAACTTCGAAGAGGCCGCGGCCGACTACATTGCCGAGATCGTGCAGATCCAGCCGCAGGGCCCGTACCTGCTGGGCGGCTTCTCGGGTGGCGGCCTGATTGCGTACGAGATGGCACGCCAGCTGATGGCCAAGGGCGAAGAAGTGCAGGGCGTGCTGATGCTCGACACGCCGGCGCGCGAGATCCCCAACTTCAGCCTCGGCGACAAGCTCACGATGCTGCTGCAGAGCGCGCAGCGCGAGGGCCTGGGCATCGTCGGCAAGAAGATCGCCGCGCGCATCGAATGGGAGAAGGAAAAGCGCCGTCGCCAGGAGGAGCGTGCCGCCAACAACGGCAACGCCGTGGCGGCCGAGGCCAACACCGCCAATTTCCAGTCGCGCCGCATCGGCGATGCCTTCCTGCGCGCCTTGGCCAAATACAAGATTCCGAAGGTGCCGGTGAAGGTGGCGGTGTTCCGCCCCAAGCTGGACGTGAAGTTCCGGCTGTCGGGGGGACGGCTGGTGGATTCCTACCGCAACTACGTCCGTGAAGACAACTTCTGGACGCCGCACGTCGGCCACCTTCAGGTATTCGAGGTGCCGGGCAACCACGACAACATGGTGCTCGAGCCCAACGTGCGGGTGCTGGTGTCGCTGTTGCGGCGGGTCATTGAGGGCCTGAGCAAGGGCTCCAACCAAGAGACGAAAAAGGGAGTCGTGGCGTGA
- a CDS encoding glycosyltransferase family 2 protein, producing the protein MNVSATPKLLVSIVAYKGADLTIDCLRSIEPELPSVPGVRVLVVDNASPDGAADRVAQAIADNGWGAWATLIRAPGNHGFAAGNNIAIRERRDADHVLLLNPDTIVRPGALRTLLDFIEAHPKVGIAGGRSEDLDATPQMCCFRFPNAVNEVLGYLGIGALDRLFATRLTRIGIPQQPVPVDWVSGAFMLIRKAVIDQIGLMDETYFLYFEETDYTRRAKLAGWEVWHVPQARIVHLVGQSSGVTVRNAPKKRVPAYWFASRRRYFVLHHGRLYTALADLGVVLAYPVGRLLDALRRKPNRHAPHFIGDFMRHSAVLRGEPGPLQLRRAET; encoded by the coding sequence ATGAACGTTTCGGCCACGCCGAAGCTGCTGGTGTCGATCGTCGCCTACAAGGGCGCCGATCTGACCATCGACTGCCTGCGCTCGATCGAGCCGGAGCTGCCGTCGGTGCCCGGCGTGCGGGTGCTCGTGGTCGACAACGCCTCGCCCGATGGTGCGGCCGATCGTGTGGCGCAGGCCATCGCCGACAACGGCTGGGGTGCCTGGGCCACGCTGATCCGCGCGCCCGGCAACCACGGCTTCGCCGCCGGCAACAACATCGCCATCCGCGAGCGGCGGGACGCCGACCACGTGCTGTTGCTCAACCCCGACACGATCGTGCGGCCCGGTGCCTTGCGCACGCTGCTCGACTTCATCGAGGCTCACCCCAAGGTCGGCATCGCCGGTGGCCGCAGCGAAGACCTCGATGCCACGCCGCAGATGTGCTGCTTCCGTTTTCCGAACGCGGTGAACGAGGTGCTCGGCTACCTGGGCATCGGCGCGCTCGACCGGCTCTTCGCCACGCGCCTCACGCGCATCGGCATCCCGCAGCAGCCGGTGCCGGTCGATTGGGTGTCGGGCGCCTTCATGCTGATCCGCAAGGCCGTGATCGACCAGATCGGCCTGATGGACGAGACCTACTTCCTCTATTTCGAAGAGACCGACTACACCCGACGCGCGAAGCTCGCCGGCTGGGAGGTATGGCACGTGCCCCAGGCGCGCATCGTGCACCTCGTGGGCCAGTCGAGCGGCGTGACCGTGCGCAACGCGCCGAAAAAGCGGGTGCCCGCTTATTGGTTCGCCTCTCGCCGGCGCTACTTCGTGCTGCACCATGGGCGCCTGTACACGGCGCTGGCCGACCTCGGCGTCGTGCTGGCCTACCCGGTCGGCCGCCTGCTGGATGCGCTGCGCCGCAAGCCCAACCGCCACGCGCCGCATTTCATCGGCGACTTCATGCGCCACAGCGCGGTGCTGCGCGGAGAGCCCGGCCCGCTGCAGTTGCGGCGCGCGGAGACATGA
- the ccrA gene encoding crotonyl-CoA carboxylase/reductase yields the protein MSETKDLYELGEMPPLGHVPARMYASLIRPERYGEPEQAFKVEVVDTPKPGPRQVLVYVMAAGINYNNVWAALGTPVDVVAARRKQNPAAEAFHIGGSDASGIVWAVGEGVTNVRVGDEVVLSCAMWDENAADIQAGADPITSTSCKIWGYEENWGSFAQFTRVDDYQCFKKPPKLSWEAAAAYMLVGATAYRQLMGWEPHTVKPGDPVLIWGGSGGLGSMAIQIVKAKGGIPIAVVSSESRMEHCRKLGAHGVINRTDPSFTHWGRLPDTADAAAYAEWMKGANAFRKKWSDVLGSRQGPRIVLEHPGESTIPTSILVCDNAGMVVICAGTTGYNADVDLRYLWMRQKRLQGSHFANTEQCKALNDMVIDGLVDPALADVFEFDEVGKAHQLLHTNTHPSGNLAIRVNARA from the coding sequence GTGAGCGAAACCAAAGACCTGTACGAACTCGGCGAGATGCCGCCGCTCGGCCATGTGCCGGCCCGGATGTATGCGAGTCTGATCCGCCCCGAGCGTTATGGCGAGCCGGAGCAGGCCTTCAAGGTGGAAGTGGTCGACACGCCCAAGCCTGGCCCGCGGCAGGTGCTGGTCTACGTGATGGCCGCGGGCATCAACTACAACAACGTGTGGGCGGCGCTCGGCACGCCGGTCGACGTGGTCGCGGCGCGCCGCAAGCAGAACCCGGCCGCCGAGGCCTTCCACATCGGCGGCTCCGACGCGTCGGGCATCGTCTGGGCGGTGGGCGAGGGCGTGACCAACGTGCGCGTGGGCGACGAGGTTGTGCTCTCGTGTGCGATGTGGGACGAGAACGCCGCTGACATCCAGGCCGGCGCCGACCCCATCACCTCGACCAGCTGCAAGATCTGGGGTTACGAGGAAAACTGGGGTTCGTTCGCGCAGTTCACCCGGGTCGACGACTACCAGTGCTTCAAGAAGCCACCCAAGCTTTCGTGGGAGGCTGCAGCCGCCTACATGCTCGTGGGCGCCACCGCCTACCGCCAGCTGATGGGCTGGGAGCCGCACACCGTGAAGCCGGGCGACCCGGTGCTGATCTGGGGTGGCTCGGGCGGCCTCGGGTCGATGGCGATCCAGATCGTGAAGGCCAAGGGGGGCATTCCGATCGCGGTGGTCTCGTCGGAAAGCCGCATGGAGCACTGCCGCAAGCTCGGCGCGCACGGGGTGATCAACCGCACCGACCCGTCGTTCACCCACTGGGGCCGCCTGCCCGACACCGCCGATGCGGCGGCCTATGCCGAGTGGATGAAGGGCGCCAACGCCTTCCGCAAGAAGTGGTCTGACGTGCTGGGCTCGCGCCAGGGCCCGCGCATCGTGCTGGAGCACCCGGGCGAGTCGACCATCCCGACTTCCATCCTCGTGTGCGACAACGCCGGCATGGTGGTGATCTGCGCCGGCACCACCGGCTACAACGCCGACGTGGACCTGCGCTACCTGTGGATGCGCCAGAAGCGCCTGCAAGGCTCGCACTTCGCCAACACCGAGCAGTGCAAGGCGCTGAACGACATGGTGATCGACGGCCTGGTCGACCCGGCGCTGGCCGACGTCTTCGAGTTCGACGAAGTGGGCAAGGCGCACCAGCTGCTGCACACCAACACCCACCCGTCGGGCAACCTGGCGATTCGGGTCAACGCGCGGGCATGA